In Halorhabdus rudnickae, the following proteins share a genomic window:
- a CDS encoding class I SAM-dependent methyltransferase has translation MDPSRNRREWAERTGEFSPAYYADLGSNKVSASLVTLLDHFTSRDASILELGCSSGRHLAHLLENGFDDLAGIDINDDAFEVMADTYPALAEAGTFHAGALEDLVPEFPDDAFDVVYAVETLQHVHPDDEWVFEELGRIAGDLLVTVENEGPDPGRDGTDGTVDSADGELPIFRRHWGRVFTELGLEQLLEKPGKPDTIRAFATP, from the coding sequence ATGGATCCGTCGCGGAACCGTCGGGAGTGGGCCGAGCGGACTGGCGAGTTTTCGCCAGCGTATTACGCCGACCTTGGTTCGAACAAGGTGAGCGCTAGCCTCGTCACCCTGCTCGATCATTTCACCAGCAGGGACGCCTCAATCCTCGAGTTGGGCTGCAGTTCCGGGCGACACCTGGCACACCTCTTGGAGAACGGGTTCGATGATCTCGCGGGAATCGATATCAACGACGACGCCTTCGAAGTGATGGCCGACACCTATCCGGCTCTCGCCGAGGCGGGAACGTTCCATGCGGGCGCACTCGAGGACCTCGTCCCCGAATTTCCGGACGACGCCTTCGACGTCGTCTACGCGGTCGAGACACTCCAGCACGTTCACCCCGACGACGAGTGGGTGTTCGAAGAACTCGGCCGCATCGCCGGTGATCTGCTGGTGACGGTCGAAAACGAAGGGCCCGATCCGGGCAGGGATGGAACAGACGGAACGGTCGACTCCGCCGACGGCGAGCTCCCGATCTTTCGTCGCCACTGGGGACGTGTCTTCACCGAACTCGGACTCGAACAACTACTCGAGAAACCCGGCAAACCCGATACGATTCGTGCGTTCGCAACGCCCTAG
- a CDS encoding plastocyanin/azurin family copper-binding protein: MDRRAFLASAGALAVGLSGCLAMGDNDGDYDIGMSDSRFLPEEYRVQPGTTVVWKNTSARSHTVTAYDASLPDEADYFASGEYADEDAAREAWFESGGGAIYSGETYAHTFEQPGTYPYVCLPHESDGMDGMIIVEESEGDTVTGQ; the protein is encoded by the coding sequence ATGGATAGACGTGCGTTCCTCGCGAGTGCGGGTGCGCTCGCTGTCGGGTTATCCGGTTGTCTCGCCATGGGGGACAACGATGGGGACTACGACATCGGCATGTCCGATTCGCGGTTTCTCCCCGAGGAGTATCGCGTCCAGCCGGGGACGACGGTCGTCTGGAAGAACACGAGCGCCCGCTCTCACACTGTCACGGCTTACGACGCCTCACTCCCGGACGAAGCAGACTATTTTGCGTCCGGCGAGTACGCGGACGAGGACGCAGCCCGCGAGGCCTGGTTCGAGTCGGGTGGCGGCGCGATCTACTCCGGGGAGACCTACGCTCACACGTTCGAGCAACCCGGAACCTACCCCTACGTCTGTCTCCCACACGAGTCCGACGGGATGGATGGCATGATTATCGTCGAGGAGAGCGAGGGCGATACAGTGACCGGGCAGTGA
- a CDS encoding protein sorting system archaetidylserine synthase (This PssA-like phosphatidyltransferase, along with a PssD-like decarboxylase, is required in Haloarchaea for the archaeosortase ArtA to replace the PGF-CTERM sorting signal with a C-terminal lipid anchor.), translating to MDLRPRFLGRLGAADIVTVVNALVGFVAAVLAPFEPRLAARLILLAAIADGLDGLVARRYGSTPVGEFVDSLADAVSFGVAPAAMVVGLARVQWGNGGELLGIADPIHLAGAVGVPALIVAAAVVRLAMYTAYDVGARTTEGVQTTLVATVLAAATLAGDLRVGWILLASFVLAYLMVTRIPYPDLRARDALAMGVVQIGAVAFPVVFHRLFPRALLLAALAYLLLAPWLYPRVES from the coding sequence ATGGATCTCCGGCCGCGCTTCCTGGGTCGGCTTGGCGCCGCCGACATCGTGACGGTCGTCAATGCCCTGGTTGGGTTCGTGGCGGCCGTCCTCGCGCCGTTCGAACCGCGGCTGGCCGCCCGGCTGATTCTCCTGGCGGCGATCGCCGACGGCCTCGATGGGCTGGTCGCGCGGCGGTACGGCTCGACGCCCGTCGGCGAGTTCGTCGACTCGCTTGCGGACGCCGTCTCTTTTGGCGTTGCTCCGGCCGCGATGGTTGTCGGGCTCGCCCGCGTGCAGTGGGGCAACGGTGGGGAACTGCTCGGGATTGCCGACCCGATCCACCTGGCTGGGGCCGTGGGGGTTCCAGCGCTAATCGTCGCGGCGGCGGTCGTCCGCCTGGCGATGTACACCGCCTACGACGTCGGTGCGCGAACGACTGAAGGTGTCCAGACGACACTCGTCGCGACCGTCCTCGCGGCCGCGACGCTCGCGGGGGATCTCCGGGTTGGGTGGATCTTGCTTGCGAGTTTCGTCCTCGCGTACCTGATGGTCACGCGGATCCCCTATCCCGACCTGCGGGCACGGGACGCCCTTGCGATGGGCGTGGTTCAGATCGGCGCGGTTGCCTTCCCTGTCGTCTTCCATCGGCTCTTCCCGCGGGCGTTGTTGCTCGCAGCGCTTGCCTATCTCCTGCTCGCACCGTGGCTGTATCCCCGTGTCGAGTCGTAG
- a CDS encoding HEAT repeat domain-containing protein has protein sequence MSDEDSEADGDGEADEAIDAEPGTVEAFEQRLDVAETALEDAETEADLDEVESDLEEIETDLEDADLPEPDEDEDDPQEELESRLSDLRDDIADQRGPYVEDVADEVEAAAGTVADTRWTDDGEAQVLDAVAGFGDTVGDHIDVAAADTVAQADDALSAASEAIAGLDLDPDEDSEAIATLLDAAETLTDALEAAEGYDDLSVRRKLEYEGFYDVIEGEHRKDFPPELNAVLVWEKRYKESRDPADVEPILLALDLLDSEFMEENILDTFERIAPPEAFEAVEQRASRRDKQAVRVLGKIGDERAIETLVDFIDGDGDPALQRVTLQALGEIGDHEATQAVANRLAAENSGVRSAAARALGLLGDTRAIDPLADVLDEDDVDEVRASAAWALTQIGTERSMHIAAEYANDRSYVVQVEAEKAAGV, from the coding sequence ATGAGCGACGAGGACAGCGAGGCCGACGGGGACGGCGAGGCCGACGAGGCGATCGACGCCGAGCCAGGGACGGTCGAAGCCTTCGAACAGCGCCTCGATGTGGCCGAGACGGCACTCGAGGACGCCGAGACCGAGGCCGACCTCGACGAGGTCGAGTCGGACCTCGAAGAGATCGAGACCGATCTCGAAGACGCCGATCTGCCCGAACCCGACGAGGACGAAGACGATCCGCAGGAGGAGCTGGAATCACGTCTGTCAGATCTCCGTGACGATATCGCGGACCAGCGCGGTCCCTACGTCGAGGACGTAGCCGACGAAGTCGAGGCAGCCGCGGGCACCGTCGCGGATACACGCTGGACCGACGACGGCGAGGCACAGGTTCTCGATGCCGTCGCGGGGTTCGGCGACACCGTTGGTGACCACATCGACGTGGCAGCGGCCGACACCGTCGCGCAAGCGGACGACGCACTCTCCGCGGCAAGCGAGGCAATTGCCGGGTTGGACCTCGATCCCGACGAAGACAGCGAGGCCATCGCGACGCTGCTGGACGCGGCGGAGACGCTGACCGACGCTCTCGAGGCTGCCGAAGGGTACGACGACCTCTCAGTCCGACGGAAACTCGAATACGAAGGGTTCTATGACGTCATCGAGGGCGAACACCGCAAGGACTTCCCGCCGGAGTTGAATGCCGTTCTCGTCTGGGAGAAGCGATACAAGGAGAGCCGCGACCCTGCAGACGTCGAACCGATTCTGTTGGCGCTCGATCTTCTGGATTCGGAGTTCATGGAGGAGAACATCCTCGATACCTTCGAGCGGATCGCCCCGCCGGAGGCCTTCGAGGCGGTCGAACAGCGCGCGAGTCGCCGGGACAAGCAGGCTGTCCGCGTGCTGGGGAAGATCGGCGACGAGCGAGCGATCGAGACGCTCGTCGACTTCATCGACGGCGATGGCGATCCCGCGCTCCAGCGAGTTACGCTGCAAGCGTTGGGCGAGATCGGCGATCACGAGGCCACGCAGGCGGTCGCGAACCGGCTGGCAGCCGAGAATAGCGGCGTCCGGAGCGCGGCCGCTCGCGCGCTCGGCCTGCTCGGGGACACCCGTGCAATCGATCCACTCGCAGATGTCCTCGACGAAGACGACGTCGACGAGGTGCGGGCCAGTGCGGCGTGGGCGCTGACCCAGATCGGTACCGAGCGGTCGATGCACATTGCCGCCGAGTACGCCAATGACCGCTCGTACGTGGTACAGGTCGAAGCCGAGAAGGCGGCAGGCGTCTGA
- a CDS encoding phospholipase D-like domain-containing protein encodes MRRVVVVLLIVGVLISCTPITAGNPDSTGAEIVAVYPNPVVDGDAGEYVILSVPEDTDLTGWTLSDDDATVALPNVTASGRIAFSTDPDRARSLTDATVYGLDGHLALANSGENLTVSDGREVVARISYRDAPEGEIERVEDDRITWELLGGTDFPIRTAGPGQVRTFVLPDAGGLPSDVLASADDRILLAGYTFSSRTAANALIAAEERGVDVQVLLEGGPVGGMSTAQAELLDRLAANGVTVRIVDGPYARVDHHHAKYAVVDDRALVLTENWKPAGTGGASSRGWGVLLTQRNLVADLAATFQADFGWRDAVSWERFREGEKFSEGGRTDGEFGQHYRPETHRATGAALLVAPDNAESSVIDRLDAAEASIHVIQVGVGGPDQAFVRALKRAAERGVDVRLLLSRAWYAAEENRAVAEDLERWADRADASLSVRLARPRDRFEKIHAKGVVIDGEEVLVGSLNWNDHSARENREVVVALEGRGPAGYYERVFRGDWRAAVWRLSIGLAATVLVAIVVATLVGRRIEFNGSVGVSAAREDDPVDAAIEEGF; translated from the coding sequence GTGCGTCGTGTGGTCGTCGTCCTGCTGATTGTGGGGGTCCTCATCAGCTGCACACCAATCACTGCCGGGAACCCGGATTCTACGGGGGCCGAAATCGTCGCCGTCTATCCCAATCCGGTCGTCGACGGCGACGCGGGCGAGTACGTGATCCTTTCTGTCCCGGAGGACACCGACCTGACAGGCTGGACGCTATCGGACGACGACGCCACCGTCGCCCTGCCGAACGTGACGGCGTCGGGACGGATCGCCTTCTCGACGGACCCCGACAGAGCGAGAAGTCTGACCGACGCGACAGTATACGGACTCGATGGACACCTCGCGCTCGCCAACAGTGGCGAGAACCTGACAGTCAGTGATGGACGGGAAGTCGTCGCTCGAATCAGCTACAGGGATGCCCCGGAAGGCGAAATCGAGCGCGTCGAGGACGACCGGATCACGTGGGAACTTCTCGGCGGGACGGACTTTCCCATCCGGACTGCGGGTCCCGGACAGGTACGGACGTTCGTGTTGCCCGACGCGGGCGGCCTGCCGAGCGACGTGCTCGCCAGCGCGGACGATCGTATCCTGCTTGCGGGATACACGTTCAGTTCCCGAACGGCGGCGAACGCACTGATCGCCGCAGAAGAACGCGGCGTCGACGTCCAGGTACTGCTCGAAGGTGGCCCGGTCGGGGGGATGTCCACAGCTCAGGCAGAACTGCTCGATCGGCTCGCGGCCAACGGCGTCACCGTCCGGATTGTCGACGGGCCGTACGCTCGCGTCGATCACCACCACGCAAAATACGCCGTCGTCGACGATCGAGCGCTGGTACTGACGGAGAACTGGAAACCCGCGGGGACGGGGGGAGCCTCCAGCCGCGGCTGGGGCGTTTTGCTCACCCAGCGGAACCTCGTCGCTGACCTCGCGGCGACGTTCCAGGCCGATTTCGGGTGGCGTGACGCCGTTTCCTGGGAGCGGTTTCGCGAGGGAGAGAAGTTCAGCGAAGGAGGGCGAACAGATGGAGAGTTCGGTCAGCACTATCGACCGGAGACCCATCGGGCGACCGGCGCGGCGTTGCTCGTCGCCCCCGATAACGCAGAATCATCCGTTATCGACCGTCTCGACGCCGCCGAGGCGTCGATCCACGTCATCCAGGTCGGCGTCGGCGGTCCCGACCAGGCCTTCGTACGGGCGCTGAAACGGGCCGCCGAGCGTGGTGTCGATGTCAGACTCCTGCTCTCGCGGGCGTGGTACGCCGCGGAAGAGAACCGGGCAGTGGCCGAGGACCTCGAACGCTGGGCCGACCGCGCTGACGCATCACTCTCGGTCAGGCTGGCCCGGCCCCGCGATCGCTTCGAGAAGATCCACGCGAAGGGCGTCGTCATCGACGGCGAAGAAGTGTTAGTGGGCAGCCTCAACTGGAACGACCACTCCGCACGGGAGAATCGGGAAGTCGTCGTCGCCCTGGAGGGGCGGGGGCCGGCCGGATACTACGAGCGGGTGTTCCGTGGCGACTGGCGGGCCGCAGTCTGGCGACTCTCGATCGGACTCGCCGCGACCGTCCTCGTGGCAATCGTGGTCGCGACGCTGGTCGGCCGGCGAATCGAGTTCAACGGGAGTGTCGGGGTCAGTGCCGCGAGAGAAGACGACCCCGTCGACGCGGCGATCGAGGAAGGATTTTGA
- a CDS encoding DHH family phosphoesterase translates to MSISSNSEDEAKGSDDDRPVVYDLDPRCPFDDVEEGAMYHATVNGVVEYGVFVDLSEEVSGLVHESNLQASYSTGDKLIVELETVREDGDLAFAERRPDDYRTVAVEFDDSVNGDDLAASVGESVSLEGEVVQVRQTGGPTIFQVRDGARIVPCAAFEQAGVRAYPDIDVEDLVTVRGRVEERDDAYQIEVESLEVLEGETADDVRERLASAKREAAEPHDVDPLVEWPALEPLLSDLEDVARRLREAVIEGRPIRMRHHADGDGICASVPLSIALENVIEDVHAGGDATRHLLKRLPSKAPYYEMEDVTRDLNHALESRERHGQKLPLLLMLDNGSTEEDTPAYRNLAHYDVPIVVVDHHHPDPEAVDDLVAEHVNPYLHGEDYRITTGMLCVELARMLDPSITEDLEHVPAVAGLSDRSEADAMAEYLDLAAEAGYDRQRLEEVGEALDYATHWLRYDAGEPFIRDVLNVDCEDLDRHAEIVDFLASRAERDVEEQLDAAMDHVEHESLENGAQLYRIDVENAARRFTYPAPGKTTGTIHDRKVEETGDPVITIGYGPDFAVLRSDGVRLDIPEMVEQLREEIPGGGVSGGGHLVVGSIKFVEGRREDVIDALVGKMAAAEIDEELHSSAAFADEV, encoded by the coding sequence ATGTCGATTTCGTCTAATTCCGAAGACGAGGCCAAGGGGTCGGACGACGACCGTCCGGTCGTCTATGACCTCGATCCGCGCTGTCCCTTCGACGATGTCGAAGAGGGTGCGATGTACCACGCGACAGTCAACGGCGTCGTCGAGTACGGTGTTTTCGTCGACCTCTCGGAGGAGGTTTCCGGACTGGTTCACGAGTCGAACCTGCAGGCCTCGTATTCGACCGGCGATAAACTGATCGTCGAACTCGAGACCGTCCGCGAGGACGGCGATCTCGCGTTCGCCGAGCGCCGACCCGACGACTACCGGACGGTCGCCGTCGAGTTCGACGACAGCGTCAACGGCGACGACCTCGCGGCGTCGGTCGGCGAGTCCGTCAGCCTCGAGGGAGAGGTCGTCCAGGTCCGCCAGACTGGCGGTCCGACCATCTTTCAGGTCCGCGACGGCGCCCGAATCGTTCCCTGTGCCGCCTTCGAACAGGCCGGTGTCAGAGCCTATCCCGACATCGATGTCGAGGACTTGGTGACCGTCCGGGGCCGCGTCGAGGAACGCGATGACGCCTACCAGATCGAGGTCGAGTCCCTCGAAGTGCTCGAGGGCGAGACCGCCGACGATGTCCGCGAGCGCCTTGCATCCGCCAAGCGTGAGGCCGCCGAGCCCCACGATGTCGACCCGCTCGTCGAATGGCCGGCCCTTGAGCCGTTGCTTTCGGACCTCGAAGACGTCGCGCGTCGCCTCCGCGAAGCAGTCATCGAGGGCCGACCGATCCGAATGCGTCACCACGCCGACGGCGACGGGATCTGTGCGAGCGTCCCGCTGTCGATCGCACTGGAGAACGTCATCGAGGACGTCCACGCTGGCGGCGACGCCACGCGACACCTCCTCAAACGACTCCCCTCGAAGGCGCCCTACTACGAGATGGAGGACGTCACCCGCGACCTCAACCACGCCCTGGAGAGCCGCGAACGCCACGGCCAGAAGCTCCCGCTCCTGTTGATGCTGGACAACGGCTCGACCGAAGAGGACACTCCGGCCTACCGCAACCTGGCTCACTACGATGTCCCGATCGTCGTCGTCGACCACCACCACCCGGATCCCGAGGCCGTCGACGATCTGGTCGCCGAGCACGTCAACCCCTATCTCCACGGCGAGGACTACCGGATCACGACGGGGATGCTCTGTGTGGAACTGGCGCGAATGCTCGATCCGTCGATCACCGAGGACCTCGAACACGTGCCGGCGGTCGCCGGCCTCTCGGACCGATCGGAGGCCGACGCGATGGCCGAGTACCTCGATCTCGCAGCCGAGGCCGGGTACGACCGCCAGCGTCTCGAAGAGGTCGGCGAGGCGCTCGATTACGCCACCCACTGGCTGCGCTACGACGCCGGCGAGCCCTTCATCAGGGACGTGCTGAACGTCGACTGCGAGGACCTCGACCGCCACGCGGAGATCGTCGACTTCCTCGCAAGTCGGGCCGAGCGCGATGTCGAAGAGCAACTCGACGCCGCGATGGATCACGTCGAACACGAATCCTTGGAGAACGGCGCCCAGCTCTATCGGATCGACGTCGAGAACGCGGCCCGACGCTTTACCTATCCTGCACCGGGCAAGACGACGGGTACGATCCACGATCGGAAAGTCGAGGAGACGGGCGATCCCGTCATCACGATCGGGTACGGCCCGGACTTCGCCGTCCTCCGAAGCGACGGCGTCCGACTCGACATCCCCGAGATGGTCGAACAGTTGCGCGAGGAGATCCCCGGTGGCGGCGTCAGCGGCGGCGGTCATCTCGTCGTCGGCTCTATCAAGTTCGTCGAAGGACGGCGCGAAGACGTCATCGACGCCCTCGTCGGGAAGATGGCTGCCGCCGAGATCGACGAAGAACTGCACAGTTCGGCGGCCTTCGCCGACGAGGTCTGA
- a CDS encoding Mov34/MPN/PAD-1 family protein: MRLFRSEGVIGIAEAALSFAMAASRDSHPHEYMGMLRGEDARSLGLDRDGTVVTDVLIIPGTESNPVSATVKTSMIPNDIQSVGSIHSHPNGVLRPSDADLASFQRGDVHIIVGAPYERDDWQAFDSQGEPIDLDVVDIDPPEESFFDFTQADIDEELREESESREGWR, encoded by the coding sequence ATGCGGCTGTTTCGCTCTGAAGGCGTGATCGGCATCGCCGAGGCGGCGCTGTCGTTCGCCATGGCGGCGAGCCGGGACAGCCATCCCCACGAGTACATGGGCATGCTGCGGGGCGAAGACGCCCGTTCGCTCGGTCTCGACCGCGACGGGACGGTCGTCACGGATGTACTGATTATCCCGGGCACCGAATCCAATCCCGTCAGCGCGACCGTCAAGACGAGCATGATCCCCAACGACATCCAGAGCGTGGGATCGATCCACTCCCACCCCAACGGTGTCCTCAGACCCAGCGACGCCGATTTGGCGAGTTTTCAGCGCGGTGACGTCCACATCATCGTCGGCGCCCCCTACGAACGCGACGACTGGCAGGCCTTCGACAGTCAGGGCGAGCCCATCGACCTGGACGTTGTCGACATCGACCCGCCCGAGGAGTCCTTCTTCGACTTCACTCAGGCGGACATCGACGAGGAACTCCGCGAGGAGAGCGAAAGCCGGGAGGGCTGGCGATGA
- a CDS encoding adenylyltransferase/cytidyltransferase family protein → MTDVLAQGTFDLLHPGHLHYLQEAAGRGDRLHVIVARGENVTHKQPPILPDRQRREMVAALEPVDAAHLGHPDDIFVPVERIDPDVLVLGYDQHHDRKDIADALAEREIDCTVRRASAYEPDYEGAVLSTGRIVERILARHE, encoded by the coding sequence ATGACCGACGTGCTCGCCCAGGGCACCTTCGATCTGTTGCACCCCGGCCACTTGCACTATCTCCAGGAAGCGGCCGGCAGAGGCGATCGACTGCACGTCATCGTCGCCCGTGGCGAGAACGTCACGCACAAGCAACCGCCGATCCTGCCGGACCGCCAGCGCCGAGAGATGGTCGCCGCGTTGGAGCCCGTCGACGCGGCACACCTCGGCCATCCGGATGACATCTTCGTCCCCGTCGAGCGGATCGACCCCGACGTGCTGGTATTGGGCTACGATCAGCATCACGACCGCAAGGACATCGCTGATGCGCTCGCCGAGCGCGAGATCGACTGTACAGTCCGCCGTGCCAGCGCGTACGAACCCGACTACGAGGGTGCGGTGCTCTCGACGGGCCGAATCGTCGAACGAATTCTCGCGAGACACGAGTGA
- a CDS encoding pyridoxal phosphate-dependent aminotransferase yields the protein MHMDFAERVTRVEPSATIAISNLAAELESEGVDVVDLSVGEPDFDTPENIKDAAKTAMDAGATGYTPSDGIPELKDAIVEKLHADGLTQYGTENVLVTPGGKQALYEVFQTLIDGADGRGPSASGTSSRSGDEVCLLDPAWVSYEAMVKLAGGSLARVDTAAHGFDLEPALDDLEATVSDETELLVVNSPGNPHGSIYTDVALEGVRDLAVEHDITVISDEIYKEITYDGHEATSLGTLDGMEDRTITLNGFSKAYAMTGWRLGYFAGPAELVEQAGKLHSHSVTCAVNFVQHAGVEALNNTDESIDEMRSAFEARRDMLVELFAEYGKDVPEPEGAFYMMLPVGEDDQAWAEEAVEEAHVATVPGSPFGTPGYVRLSYAASRERLREGVERLAEADLL from the coding sequence ATGCACATGGACTTCGCCGAGCGCGTCACACGAGTCGAACCGAGCGCGACCATCGCGATCAGCAACCTCGCCGCCGAACTCGAGAGCGAGGGCGTCGACGTTGTCGACCTGAGCGTCGGCGAACCGGACTTCGATACGCCCGAGAATATCAAAGACGCCGCAAAGACGGCGATGGACGCGGGAGCGACGGGTTATACGCCCTCTGATGGCATCCCCGAACTCAAGGATGCCATCGTCGAGAAACTGCACGCCGACGGTCTCACGCAGTACGGCACGGAGAACGTCCTCGTGACGCCCGGCGGCAAGCAGGCGCTTTACGAAGTCTTCCAGACGCTGATCGACGGTGCTGACGGGCGTGGCCCGTCAGCTAGCGGGACTTCGTCCCGCTCTGGCGACGAGGTTTGTCTCCTCGATCCCGCGTGGGTTTCCTACGAAGCGATGGTCAAACTCGCCGGTGGATCGCTTGCGCGCGTCGACACTGCCGCTCACGGTTTCGATCTCGAACCCGCACTGGACGACCTGGAAGCGACTGTCTCCGACGAAACCGAACTGCTCGTGGTCAACTCGCCCGGCAACCCCCATGGCTCGATCTACACCGACGTTGCCCTGGAGGGCGTCCGGGACCTGGCTGTCGAGCACGACATCACGGTCATCTCTGATGAGATCTACAAGGAGATCACCTACGACGGCCACGAGGCGACCAGTCTAGGCACCCTCGACGGGATGGAAGACCGAACGATCACGCTCAATGGGTTCTCGAAGGCCTACGCGATGACGGGGTGGCGGCTGGGCTATTTCGCCGGCCCAGCGGAACTCGTCGAGCAGGCCGGAAAACTCCACTCTCATTCGGTGACGTGTGCAGTCAACTTCGTCCAGCATGCCGGGGTCGAGGCCCTGAACAACACCGACGAGAGTATCGATGAGATGCGTTCGGCGTTCGAAGCGCGCCGGGACATGCTGGTTGAGCTCTTTGCCGAGTACGGGAAGGATGTCCCCGAGCCGGAAGGTGCGTTCTACATGATGCTCCCCGTCGGCGAAGACGATCAAGCATGGGCCGAGGAAGCTGTCGAGGAGGCTCATGTCGCGACTGTGCCCGGCAGCCCGTTCGGGACGCCGGGGTACGTTCGACTCTCCTACGCTGCGAGTCGAGAACGGCTTCGGGAGGGCGTCGAGCGACTGGCCGAGGCGGACCTCTTGTAG